From one Rubrobacter xylanophilus genomic stretch:
- a CDS encoding acetyl-CoA carboxylase biotin carboxylase subunit, translating to MFGKVLVANRGEIAVRVIRACRELGIASVAVYSDVDREALHTALADEAYHIGPAPAAESYLNVERLVEVARRSGAEAVHPGYGFLAESAAFARAVREAGLVWIGPHPGAIEAMGSKVESRRIMSGAGVPITPGTEKPVTSPKAVLEFAAEYGYPVAVKASAGGGGKGFAVARDESEAAAAFERASREGEAYFGDGAVYLEKYLPHPRHIEIQVICDRHGNAVHLGERDCSIQRRHQKLVEECPSPAMTPEMRGRMGEAAVAAARAVGYDSVGTVEFLVQGGEFYFLEMNTRVQVEHPITEEVTGIDIVQTGIRVAAGEPLPFAQEDVGWRGHAIEVRLNAEDPARDFAPSPGMVTTYAEPGGPGVRVDSSLRGPGLVPESYDPLFAKLIVRGGDRREALARLGRALAEFRVEGIATTLPFFRAILDEESFVAGDYTTGYVAERMGNLGLEPAPAAGGAPPEKESRELEVEVEGRLFRVRVFGELPAGERSGARRSPARRGGGASRRASAAEGTVASPMQGTIVKVLVEEGQEVEADEPVCVLEAMKMESEIRSPKSGRVVKVAVGPGQTVRGGDPLVVVE from the coding sequence TTGTTCGGGAAGGTGCTGGTCGCGAACCGGGGTGAGATCGCCGTCCGCGTGATCCGGGCCTGCCGGGAGCTGGGGATCGCCAGCGTCGCGGTCTACTCGGACGTGGACCGGGAGGCGCTGCACACCGCCCTGGCGGACGAGGCATACCACATAGGGCCGGCGCCCGCGGCCGAGAGCTACCTGAACGTGGAGCGGCTGGTGGAGGTCGCCCGGAGGAGCGGGGCCGAGGCGGTGCATCCCGGCTACGGATTTCTGGCCGAGAGCGCGGCGTTCGCCCGGGCGGTGCGGGAGGCGGGGCTGGTGTGGATCGGACCGCACCCCGGAGCGATAGAGGCGATGGGCTCGAAGGTGGAGTCCAGGAGGATCATGTCCGGGGCCGGGGTGCCGATTACGCCGGGCACCGAGAAGCCCGTAACCTCCCCGAAGGCCGTCCTGGAGTTCGCCGCCGAGTACGGCTACCCGGTGGCGGTGAAGGCCTCGGCGGGGGGTGGGGGCAAGGGTTTTGCGGTGGCCCGCGACGAATCCGAGGCCGCGGCGGCCTTCGAGCGGGCGAGCCGCGAGGGGGAGGCGTACTTCGGCGACGGGGCGGTCTACCTGGAGAAGTACCTGCCGCACCCCCGGCACATCGAGATCCAGGTCATCTGCGACCGGCACGGCAACGCCGTCCACCTGGGGGAGAGGGACTGCTCGATCCAGCGGCGCCACCAGAAGCTGGTTGAGGAGTGTCCCTCGCCCGCCATGACACCTGAGATGCGCGGGCGGATGGGGGAGGCGGCGGTGGCTGCGGCGCGGGCTGTGGGCTACGACAGCGTGGGTACCGTGGAGTTTTTGGTGCAGGGCGGGGAGTTCTACTTCCTGGAGATGAACACCCGGGTTCAGGTCGAGCACCCCATCACCGAGGAGGTCACGGGGATAGACATCGTCCAGACCGGCATCCGGGTCGCCGCCGGGGAGCCGCTGCCCTTCGCGCAGGAGGACGTCGGCTGGCGGGGGCATGCGATCGAGGTGCGCCTGAACGCCGAGGATCCCGCCCGGGACTTCGCCCCGAGCCCGGGTATGGTGACCACCTACGCGGAGCCCGGCGGCCCGGGGGTGCGGGTGGACTCCTCGCTGCGTGGGCCGGGGCTCGTGCCGGAGTCCTACGACCCGCTGTTCGCCAAGCTGATCGTGCGCGGCGGCGACCGCCGGGAGGCCCTCGCGCGGCTCGGGCGGGCGCTCGCGGAGTTCCGGGTGGAGGGGATAGCCACCACCCTGCCGTTTTTCCGGGCGATCCTGGACGAGGAGAGCTTCGTCGCCGGAGATTACACGACCGGGTACGTCGCCGAGCGGATGGGGAACCTGGGGCTCGAGCCCGCGCCGGCCGCGGGCGGCGCGCCCCCGGAGAAGGAGAGCCGGGAGCTGGAGGTGGAGGTGGAGGGCCGGCTCTTCAGGGTACGCGTCTTCGGGGAGCTCCCCGCCGGGGAGCGTTCGGGGGCTCGCCGGTCCCCGGCGCGGCGGGGGGGCGGCGCTTCGCGCCGGGCCTCGGCCGCCGAGGGGACGGTCGCCTCACCGATGCAGGGCACCATCGTGAAGGTGCTGGTGGAGGAGGGGCAGGAGGTGGAGGCGGACGAGCCGGTGTGCGTGCTCGAGGCGATGAAGATGGAGAGCGAGATCCGATCGCCCAAGAGCGGCCGGGTGGTGAAGGTGGCCGTCGGGCCGGGACAGACGGTGCGGGGCGGGGACCCGCTCGT
- a CDS encoding acyl-CoA carboxylase subunit beta — translation MQGERLGESTTAGKIEGLKRLREAAAHPASEQAVRRQRERGKLTARERIELLLDPGTFVELDRYRVHRSHNFGMDEKKPLGDGVVTGYGEIDGRRVCVFSQDFTVFGGSLGEVFAQKICKVMDLALSTGCPVIGINDSGGARIQEGVLSLAGYAEIFHRNVRASGVVPQISVIMGPCAGGAVYSPAITDFIFMVEGTSHMFITGPDVIRSVTGEEVSFEELGGAATHNSRSGVAHFSAPDEESCLSDVRYLLSFLPENNLEDPPYFEPTDDPERMEEGLAALIPDSPQRPYDMREAIRMVVDDGEFFEVQEAWAQNLVVGFARLDGHAVGVVGNQPAVLAGTLDMDASVKGARFVRFCDAFNIPLLTFVDVPGFMPGTDQEWGGIIRHGAKLLYAFSEATVPKMTVITRKAYGGAYDVMNSKHIGADVNVAWPTGEIAVMGAPAAVNIIFRREIAGAEDPEAKRAELIADYEERFNNPMVAAEMGFIDDVIDPRETRPYLIRALRMIGSKRPERPPRKHGNIPL, via the coding sequence ATGCAGGGTGAGAGGCTCGGCGAGAGCACGACCGCGGGGAAGATAGAGGGCCTCAAGCGGCTGCGGGAGGCCGCGGCCCACCCGGCTTCCGAGCAGGCCGTCCGGCGGCAGCGGGAGCGGGGCAAGCTCACCGCGAGGGAGCGCATAGAGCTGCTGCTCGACCCCGGCACCTTCGTGGAGCTCGATCGCTACCGGGTCCACCGCTCGCACAACTTCGGCATGGACGAGAAGAAGCCGCTCGGCGACGGGGTCGTCACCGGCTACGGCGAGATAGACGGGCGCAGGGTGTGCGTCTTCAGCCAGGACTTCACCGTCTTCGGGGGTTCCCTGGGGGAGGTCTTCGCCCAGAAGATCTGCAAGGTCATGGACCTCGCCCTCTCCACCGGCTGTCCCGTCATCGGGATAAACGACTCCGGCGGGGCGCGCATCCAGGAGGGGGTGCTCTCGCTCGCCGGGTACGCGGAGATCTTCCACCGCAACGTCAGGGCCAGCGGGGTGGTGCCCCAGATCAGCGTGATCATGGGGCCCTGCGCGGGCGGGGCGGTCTACTCCCCGGCCATAACCGACTTCATCTTCATGGTCGAGGGTACGAGCCACATGTTCATCACCGGGCCGGACGTGATCCGGTCGGTCACCGGCGAGGAGGTCTCCTTCGAGGAGCTGGGTGGCGCCGCGACGCACAACAGCCGCTCGGGGGTGGCCCATTTCTCGGCTCCGGACGAGGAGAGCTGCCTCTCGGACGTGCGCTATCTGCTCTCCTTCCTCCCCGAGAACAACCTGGAGGATCCGCCGTACTTCGAGCCGACCGACGACCCGGAGCGGATGGAGGAGGGCCTGGCCGCCCTCATCCCCGACTCCCCACAGCGGCCCTACGACATGCGCGAGGCGATCCGGATGGTGGTGGACGACGGGGAGTTCTTCGAGGTGCAGGAGGCCTGGGCCCAGAACCTGGTGGTGGGCTTCGCCCGGCTCGACGGGCACGCCGTGGGGGTGGTGGGCAACCAGCCCGCCGTGCTGGCGGGCACGCTGGACATGGACGCCAGCGTCAAGGGGGCGCGCTTCGTGCGCTTCTGCGACGCGTTCAACATCCCGCTCCTGACCTTCGTGGACGTCCCGGGCTTCATGCCGGGCACCGACCAGGAGTGGGGTGGTATCATCCGCCACGGCGCCAAGCTGCTCTATGCCTTCTCCGAGGCGACGGTGCCGAAGATGACGGTCATCACCAGAAAGGCCTACGGCGGGGCCTACGACGTCATGAACTCCAAGCACATCGGCGCCGACGTGAACGTGGCGTGGCCCACCGGCGAGATCGCGGTGATGGGCGCCCCCGCGGCGGTGAACATCATCTTCCGGCGCGAGATCGCCGGGGCCGAGGACCCGGAGGCGAAGCGCGCCGAGCTGATCGCCGACTACGAGGAGCGGTTCAACAACCCGATGGTGGCCGCCGAGATGGGCTTCATAGACGACGTCATAGACCCGCGCGAGACCCGCCCCTACCTGATACGGGCTCTCCGGATGATCGGGAGCAAGCGCCCGGAGCGCCCGCCGCGGAAACACGGGAACATACCGCTTTGA